In Populus trichocarpa isolate Nisqually-1 chromosome 7, P.trichocarpa_v4.1, whole genome shotgun sequence, the following proteins share a genomic window:
- the LOC7490211 gene encoding UDP-N-acetylglucosamine transporter ROCK1, giving the protein MVTTKLKGGTTRLERTNPRVWLYSVLLTLQYGAQPLISKRFTRREVIVTTSVLTCELAKVVCALVLMVRDGSLKKMFSQWTLVGSLTASGLPAAIYALQNSLLQISYKNLDSLTFSILNQTKIIFTAFFTYIMLRQKQSIQQIGALLLLIMAAVLLSIGEGSSKGSSSSDPEQILFYGIIPVLVASVLSGLASALCQWASQVKKHSSYLMTVEMSIVGSLCLLASTTKSPDGEAIRQHGYFYGWTPLTMIPVVANALGGILVGLVTSYAGGVRKGFVIVSALLVTALLQFMFEGKPPSVYCLVALPLVMSSISIYQKYPYRVNKKES; this is encoded by the exons ATGGTGACGACGAAGCTAAAAGGTGGAACCACCAGGTTGGAGAGAACGAACCCAAGGGTTTGGCTATACTCCGTTTTGCTCACTCTTCAATACGGAGCCCAGCCTCTCATCTCCAAACGCTTCACCAg ACGTGAAGTAATCGTGACTACATCTGTTTTGACATGTGAGTTAGCTAAG gtTGTATGTGCCCTAGTTCTCATGGTAAGAGATGGTAGTTTGAAGAAAATGTTCAGCCAGTGGACTTTGGTTGGTTCGTTGACTGCATCCGGACTTCCTGCAGCAATTTATGCGCTGCAAAACAGCTTGCTGCAGATATCAtacaagaatcttgattcacTCACATTTTCAATATTGAAccagacaaaaataatttttactgcATTCTTTACATACATAATGTTGAg GCAGAAGcaatcaattcaacaaattgGGGCTTTGTTGTTGCTGATAATGGCAGCTGTTCTTCTAAGCATTGGTGAAGGCTCTAGCAAAGGCTCTAGCAGTAGTGACCCTgagcaaattttattttatgggatCATTCCGGTCCTTGTTGCTTCTGTTCTCTCTGGTCTTGCTTCAGCTTTGTGTCAATGGGCTTCTCAG GTTAAGAAACACTCGTCGTACTTGATGACTGTAGAAATGTCAATTGTTGGAAGCTTGTGCTTGTTGGCCAGTACCACTAAGTCTCCAGATGGAGAAGCTATCAGACAGCATGGATACTTTTATGGTTGGACTCCACTAACTATG ATCCCAGTTGTAGCCAATGCTCTTGGTGGAATTCTTGTTGGCCTTGTCACAAGCTATGCTGGTGGTGTGAGAAAG GGGTTTGTCATTGTTTCTGCACTTCTTGTAACGGCCTTGCTTCAGTTCATGTTTGAAGGGAAACCACCTTCAGTGTACTGTCTTGTGGCTCTTCCACTCGTCATGAGCAGCATTTCAATATACCAGAAATATCCATATAGAGTTAACAAGAAGGAATCATAA
- the LOC7456910 gene encoding BTB/POZ domain-containing protein DOT3: protein MFGALTAMPYILIVTMKKSLLVVQSQSSESDSDGTDQAHNQSIVVPTTVIAIADSIQKKDNSWVVTSQIATDLSIQVQDVTFTVHKYPLVSKCGYIGRLELQPSISNFGYELKLENFPGGSEAFKIILKFCYGLPLDLNPSNSAPLRCASEFLEMSEEIDDGNLISKTEAFLTFVVLSSWKDTITVLKSCETLSPWAENLQIVRRCCDSIAWKAPRDNSMVNDEGWCFDDVASLRIDHFMRIITAIRARGAKPEIIGKCIMRYADRWLPGMDAELEGLRGYGYGKNELQFSILIGRKEDEGIEHSKEQKSIIESLVSILPSQPEAAPCKFLLKMLKMAMVYSASQALIAELEKRAGMMLENANVNDLLIPNYKSEDQGKMVKSLEKQTMHNTDVVQRMVEYFLMHEQEKQQLPPTSGKSSVSKLLENYLAEVAKDPNLSITKFQVLADALPERARSCDDGLYRAIDTYLKTHPSLSEYDQRRLCKIMSCGKLSLDARMHAAQNDRLPLRTVIQVLFSEQVKMRAAMQGKEPAASDNNSEQEITQTSTKTEIMTLRAELENVKTQMTELQRDYSELQHEYEKQNNKHRNGSAWNFGWTKIRTSALFHRKLDGNEGGEGHQRSNSLGSKINFRRRLSIS from the exons ATGTTCGGTGCCCTCACAGCAATGCCGTACATCCTCATTGTAACCATGAAGAAGTCCCTTCTTGTAGTTCAATCACAAAGCTCAGAGAGTGATTCTGATGGCACTGATCAAGCTCACAACCAGAGCATCGTAGTTCCGACTACAGTCATTGCGATAGCCGATAGCATCCAAAAGAAAGATAACTCATG GGTTGTTACTTCCCAAATCGCTACAGATCTATCGATTCAAGTTCAAGACGTCACTTTTACTGTTCACAAG TATCCCTTGGTATCAAAATGTGGCTACATAGGCCGCCTGGAACTTCAGCCTTCGATTTCAAATTTTGGGTACGAACTCAAGCTTGAAAACTTCCCAGGTGGATCAGAAGCATTCAAAATCATTCTAAAATTCTGTTATGGTCTCCCGTTAGACTTAAACCCTAGCAACAGTGCTCCACTACGATGCGCATCAGAATTCCTAGAAATGAGTGAAGAGATTGATGATGGAAATCTCATCTCAAAGACAGAAGCTTTCCTCACATTTGTAGTCCTCTCATCGTGGAAAGACACCATCACTGTTCTCAAATCATGCGAAACTTTATCTCCATGGGCTGAAAATCTTCAAATAGTTAGAAGATGTTGTGACTCAATAGCATGGAAGGCTCCTAGAGACAATTCAATGGTTAATGATGAAGGATGGTGCTTTGATGATGTGGCTTCCCTTCGCATTGATCATTTCATGAGAATTATAACTGCAATAAGGGCAAGGGGAGCAAAACCAGAGATCATAGGTAAATGTATCATGCGATATGCAGATAGATGGTTGCCAGGCATGGATGCAGAGTTAGAAGGACTAAGAGGGTATGGGTATGGAAAGAATGAACTGCAGTTCAGTATTTTGATCGGAAGGAAGGAGGACGAGGGTATTGAACATAGCAAGGAGCAAAAATCTATTATTGAAAGCCTAGTAAGCATACTTCCTTCTCAACCAGAAGCAGCCCCATGTAAGTTCTTGCTGAAGATGTTGAAAATGGCAATGGTTTACTCTGCATCCCAAGCTTTGATTGCAGAGCTTGAGAAGAGAGCAGGGATGATGTTGGAGAATGCCAATGTGAATGATCTTTTGATTCCTAATTATAAAAGTGAAGATCAGGGGAAAATGGTCAA GTcacttgaaaaacaaacaatgcaCAACACAGATGTGGTACAAAGAATGGTGGAGTATTTTTTGATGCATGAACAAGAGAAGCAACAACTGCCACCGACATCAGGGAAATCAAGTGTTAGCAAGCTTTTGGAAAATTACCTAGCTGAGGTAGCAAAGGACCCTAATCTTTCCATTACCAAATTTCAAGTTTTGGCTGACGCCCTGCCAGAGAGAGCTCGGTCATGTGATGATGGTCTTTATAGAGCCATTGACACCTATCTCAAG ACTCATCCTTCGCTCTCTGAGTACGACCAAAGAAGGCTATGCAAAATAATGAGCTGTGGGAAGCTATCACTTGATGCGCGCATGCATGCAGCACAAAATGATAGGTTGCCTCTAAGAACAGTGATTCAG GTGTTGTTCTCAGAGCAAGTAAAGATGAGGGCAGCAATGCAAGGAAAAGAACCAGCAGCAAGTGATAACAACTCAGAACAGGAAATAACTcaaacatcaacaaaaactgaGATCATGACCTTAAGAGCAGAACTTGAGAACGTAAAGACGCAAATGACAGAGCTGCAGAGGGACTATTCTGAACTGCAACATGAATATGAAAAGCAAAACAACAAGCATAGAAATGGATCAGCTTGGAATTTTGGGTGGACAAAGATCAGAACATCAGCTCTTTTCCATAGAAAATTAGATGGGAATGAAGGTGGAGAAGGACACCAGAGATCAAATTCACTTGGTAGCAAAATCAATTTCAGAAGACGACTATCCATATCATAA